Proteins found in one Zea mays cultivar B73 chromosome 1, Zm-B73-REFERENCE-NAM-5.0, whole genome shotgun sequence genomic segment:
- the LOC100217076 gene encoding Cyclin-T1-4 has protein sequence MAKPSDSSHHGVVDNSSNGSQARREEAGKLGPSWYFSRREIEENSPSRRDGIDLKKESSIRKLYCKFLQELGMALKMPQVTIATAMVFCHRFYLRQSLAKNDRRIIATVCIFLAGKVEETPKPLKDVIVVSYGIINKNDPKASQRIKQQKEIYDKQKELILLGERVVLVTLGFDLNINHAYKPLVEAIRRFNIDKRSPLPQVAWNFVNDGLRTSLCLQFEPHHIAAGAIYLAAKFLKVNLPSDGDKIWWQDFDVTPRQLEEVSSQLLELYEQNRTTQAQSSQGSEAEGSSAGVCNQRSTVKSEANSKEPSAHGHLQASRPPNLQHSSSTGASGHHDDGQSNSDKHISGHKMLQNDNFNHGGSREKNKSGTKTGTVMDKLHNDKKFSPGHHYSKASHESHNPVEEHQPHGSDDNSNETRDGVGGNEAPVVSTSRMDAMNKIDKDKVKAALEKRRKSKGGFATKVNVIDDDDLLERELEQGVELAVEFEKINQDKKQNSSDGSMHPPDLENADELMENGHHVKQSLPTTAEDMGCPMDSKERHPPALHKQNDVSEHKSQQLDDTLKHQKSCDHPQPVGSPEQDGKDYKRPKLDG, from the exons ATGGCTAAGCCAAGTGATTCATCACATCATGGAGTTGTGGACAATAGCTCCAATGGATCCCAGGCTAGGCGTGAGGAAGCTGGGAAACTTGGTCCATCGTGGTATTTCAGTAGAAGGGAAATAGAGGAAAACTCTCCATCCAGGAGGGATGGCATCGATTTGAAGAAAGAGTCTAGCATTCGGAAGTTATATTGCAAGTTTCTACAAGAGTTGGGCATGGCGCTTAAAAT GCCCCAAGTGACGATTGCCACAGCAATGGTATTCTGTCATCGTTTTTACCTTCGTCAATCCCTTGCAAAAAATGATAGACGA ATAATCGCTACTGTTTGTATATTCTTGGCTGGAAAAGTTGAAGAAACACCTAAACCTTTGAAGGATGTCATCGTGGTTTCTTACGGGATTATTAATAAGAATGATCCTAAGGCTAGTCAGAGAATCAAGCAACAGAAG GAAATCTATGATAAACAAAAAGAACTTATTTTACTTGGAGAGCGAGTTGTACTTGTAACACTTGGGTTTGACCTTAATATTAACCATGCCTATAAGCCCTTGGTTGAAGCAATAAGGAGATTCAATATTGATAAAAGAAGTCCACTTCCTCAGGTTGCCTGGAATTTTGTAAATGATGG GCTGCGTACTTCGCTTTGCCTGCAGTTTGAGCCTCATCATATTGCAGCTGGTGCTATCTATTTGGCTGCTAAATTTCTCAAAGTGAATCTCCCATCTGATGGTGATAAGATTTGGTGGCAGGATTTTGATGTCACGCCACGACAACTTGAAG AGGTTAGCAGTCAATTGCTGGAGTTGTATGAGCAAAACCGTACAACGCAGGCACAATCATCACAGGGAAGTGAAGCGGAGGGGAGCTCTGCTGGTGTGTGTAATCAACGTTCAACTGTAAAGTCTGAAGCGAACTCCAAGGAACCATCTGCTCATGGTCATCTTCAGGCATCCAGACCGCCAAATTTGCAGCACTCGTCCTCAACAGGTGCTTCAGGTCACCATGACGATGGGCAGTCAAATTCAGACAAGCATATTTCTGGCCACAAAATGCTTCAAAATGACAATTTTAACCATGGTGGTAGCAGAGAAAAGAACAAAAGTGGAACCAAAACTGGTACTGTTATGGACAAATTGCACAATGACAAAAAGTTCTCGCCTGGACATCATTATTCCAAGGCCAGCCATGAGTCTCATAATCCAGTGGAAGAACATCAACCACATGGATCAGATGATAATTCCAATGAAACAAGAGATGGTGTTGGTGGCAATGAAGCTCCTGTTGTGTCAACATCCAGAATGGATGCGATGAATAAAAttgacaaggataaggtaaaagcAGCTTTGGAGAAGCGAAGGAAATCGAAAGGTGGTTTTGCCACGAAGGTAAATGTGATTGATGATGATGATCTACTTGAGAGAGAGCTAGAACAAGGTGTTGAGTTGGCTGTTGAGTTTGAGAAGATTAATCAAGATAAGAAGCAGAACTCGTCCGATGGTAGCATGCATCCACCAGACCTTGAAAACGCTGACGAATTAATGGAGAATGGCCACCATGTCAAGCAGAGTCTACCAACGACAGCTGAAGACATGGGCTGTCCGATGGACAGTAAAGAACGACATCCTCCAGCACTTCATAAGCAAAATGATGTTTCTGAGCACAAGTCACAGCAGCTTGATGACACATTGAAACACCAAAAGAGCTGTGATCATCCTCAACCTGTAGGAAGCCCTGAGCAGGATGGAAAAGACTACAAGAGGCCTAAGCTTGACGGATAG